A genomic stretch from Falco cherrug isolate bFalChe1 chromosome 3, bFalChe1.pri, whole genome shotgun sequence includes:
- the DNAAF11 gene encoding dynein axonemal assembly factor 11 gives MQEKKDKKQKQVESELECNSPDSLQDKEKHQEEGDGKQETWRTAEDDEEDRRFWEEPTPYTPESRLETHRYIEQKRRAKDDIRESKKREKPLRTLITAEGKVLNVNVPKLYFSLKDDEENNRIVLDLAVYRHLDSSLLDVDVQPTYIRVLVKGKPFQLVLPEEVKPDSSSAKRSQTTGHLVVSMPKAKEVILDKQKVST, from the exons atgcaagaaaaaaaggacaagaaacaaaaacaagtgGAATCTGAGCTTGAATGTAACAG CCCAGACTCCCTACAGgacaaagaaaagcatcagGAAGAAGGAGATGGAAAGCAAGAAACGTGGAGAACAGCtgaagatgatgaagaagaCAGAAGGTTTTGGGAGGAGCCTACACCATATACTCCAGAATCTAGATTAGAAACTCACAGATATATTGAACAAAAACGGAGAGCTAAAGATGATATAag ggaatcaaaaaagagagagaaacctCTTCGGACACTGAtcactgcagaaggaaaagttcTGAATGTGAATGTTCCTAA gctttatttctctttgaaagaCGATGAAGAAAATAACCGGATCGTCTTGGATCTTGCTGTTTACAG acaTTTGGACAGTTCGCTGCTTGACGTTGATGTCCAGCCAACTTACATACGAGTACTGGTGAAGGGAAAG CCATTTCAGTTGGTGCTCCCTGAGGAAGTGAAGCCAGACAGCAGCTCTGCTAAAAGATCACAAACAACTGGTCATTTAGTTGTCAGCATGCCAAAG